The region GCGACCTTCCTGCGTGGCGAGCCGACGGTCCTGGACGGAAAGGCAGTCAAGTAATGGCCAAGCGCAGGCCCGCGATCCTCGTGCTCGAGGACGGGCGCACGTTCCCCGGTGAGGCGTACGGCAGCGTCGGGGAGACCTTCGGTGAGGCGGTCTTCAACACCGGCATGACCGGTTACCAGGAGACGCTCACCGACCCGTCGTACCACCGGCAGGTGGTGGTGCAGACCGCCCCGCACATCGGCAACACCGGCGTCAACGGCGAGGACGACGAGTCCGGCCGGATCTGGGTGGCCGGCTACGTCGTGCGCGACCCGGCCCGGATCGGCTCGAACTGGCGCGCCACCGGCGGCCTGGAGGACCGGCTCGCCACCGAGGGTGTGGTGGGCATCAGTGGGGTCGACACCCGGGCGCTGACCCGGCACCTGCGTGAGCGCGGCGCCATGCGGGTCGGCATCTCCAGCATCGACAGCGACCCGCAGAGCCTGCTGACCCGGGTACGCCAGGCGCCGCAGATGACCGGCGCGGACCTGTCCGCCGAGGTGACCACCGCCGAGCCGTACGTCGTCGAGGCGCTCGGCGAGCACCGGTTCACCGTGGCGGCGCTGGACCTCGGTATCAAGCGCAACGTGCCCCGCCGGCTCGCCACGCGCGGCGTGACCACCCACGTTCTGCCGGCCTCGTCGACGATCGACCAACTCCTCGCCACCGGCGCCGACGCGATCTTCCTGTCGCCCGGCCCGGGCGACCCGGCCACCGCCGACGCCCCGGTGGCGCTGGCCCGGGAGGCGCTGCGCCGGGAGGTGCCGCTGTTCGGCATCTGCTTCGGCAGCCAGATCCTCGGCCGGGCGCTCGGCTTCGGCACCTACAAGTTGGGCTACGGCCACCGGGGCATCAACCAGC is a window of Micromonospora sp. WMMD961 DNA encoding:
- the carA gene encoding glutamine-hydrolyzing carbamoyl-phosphate synthase small subunit, producing the protein MAKRRPAILVLEDGRTFPGEAYGSVGETFGEAVFNTGMTGYQETLTDPSYHRQVVVQTAPHIGNTGVNGEDDESGRIWVAGYVVRDPARIGSNWRATGGLEDRLATEGVVGISGVDTRALTRHLRERGAMRVGISSIDSDPQSLLTRVRQAPQMTGADLSAEVTTAEPYVVEALGEHRFTVAALDLGIKRNVPRRLATRGVTTHVLPASSTIDQLLATGADAIFLSPGPGDPATADAPVALAREALRREVPLFGICFGSQILGRALGFGTYKLGYGHRGINQPVLDRATGKVEVTSHNHGFAVDVSGREPQLGAVDVSGREPQLGAVDVPGVGTGAVVPDQVIDTDFGGVQVSHVCLNDNVVEGLRAVDVPAFTVQYHPEAAAGPHDADYLFDRFAELIEGRTHSKGRSNA